CCACTtctcagatcacctctcaacctctacACTCCAGTGGAAATAGTCCCAGTCTATCTAGTctgtctttataactcaaacctttcatacCCAGCATGTCCTAGGAAATATCTTCTGAGCATGACTGGATACAGTGGGTGGCCAGtagtatacacagtactccagatgtgtttCCATCATTGCCTCTGCTTTCAATTCCCCTCAATAGAAGTAGTTAGCTTTccaaattacttgctgtacctgcatagcCCTTTGTGATCTCctacctgaacacccagattccCTCTGCATTTCAGAACTGTAATTTGTTTGGATTTCCACATACTTTGTTTGTTTTTTGCAGCATCTTCCTGTCCTCCTCTCAGCACATCTTTCTACCTAGCTTTGTCATAAGCAAATATGGTGACCATACCCCTCATCCCTTCACTATCTCAAAGTACTTGACCCTGTGATCCACTGCTCATTGCATTTTGCCAACCAATAAGACTTTGACTAGTTAGCAACGTGAATAGACCATCTTCTGTCCTTGTCAGTATTATAATCCTCCATTGTAGGCTTGTTTCCTGCAGTAACTTTTTGGATtgttgtcaaaagccttctgggaATTGAAAAGCTGTACAGCCATGAGTTTGCCTGTATGCACAGGATGTTTTATTTCCTTCATCTGAAATTTGGTTAAACATGACCTCCCTTTAACAAAACCATGCCTGGTTACCTTAACTTGAGCCTTGTTATAACACAAACTTTATTAATTGGCACCTTCTGAACCAGCAGAAACTACACCTGAAATACTGGACACTTGCTGTATTATTATCTCTACAATGTTTGACAGTTGAGTGCAAGTGAGAAGACCCTTTGCCAGTAAGTTTTAGTATAGCAAAGTTGCATAAGTGATTATGCTGTAAATAAACTCTAATTGTATACTCACATTATCAAGTGTAGTACTGGAAAAACACTGGTCctgcagcatcaaggagcaggaaaatcctacattttggattcctgatgaagggcttcaacctgaaatgttgattatcctgctcctctgatcttgcctggcctgctgtgctttttcagcaccagtCTCTACTTTATCTCTAgtgtctgcagtcttcactttctcctaccccTACATTGTTTCTATGACTTAGTGTTTTTTGCACTGATCATGTGTACCTTTTGATCAGCCAACTACATTTCTGGTCCCGTAGGTGCCAGTTGATGAAATGTTGCTGTATAATCCTTATGATAAGCTAACAGTTCTTGCTCTGCCATCCTCTTTGTACTGAAGTTACACTCTTCTGATCTGATTCAACCATGCATGAATCAAAGGGGTTTGAAAAATtgaaagtcacatgacaccaggctaTTGTCCAACAGAATGATTTCAATTTTTTCTAAAATGTTTCAGTATTACAATTCTGCTCATCCTATATTAGTCAGTACCaaactgggtgagttactcttcagagggtcggtgtagacttgttggcctgaagggcctgtttccatactgtaagaaatctaatcgaATCACACTCTTTCAGAGTGCAACTCTTTTTCATCACTTCACCTGAAGCACTGAtttcaaatcacaagctttcagaatgctTCAGGTGAAGTGATGGAGTTGCACTCAGTTTGATTTTTGAGTTGGCCTGTAGGACTAAACCTGATGTTGTGACTTCTGATATTTTTCCATCCCAGTTCAATACTGATGTACCCATATCTTGAAAAATTGAAACCAATGCATCAGCCACCTCTTGCAAACTTCTTTTACAGCCATAGGCTGTAGAACCTGGGCACATGTCAGTCCATGCTCCAATTTATTTAGTCCCACTTTGATTTGAGTTCTTCCCTCCCTTTCATCTCCTGATTCAATATGGCTGTTTTTCTTGTGGTGAAGCCTGATGCAAAATACCACTCACTTGCCAATTCTTTCTTTCCATTATTCATCCTACAGTCTTATTCTATAGGACCAATGTTCATTTAACATTTTCTTAAATATTTGTAGAAATTTATTCTGGTTAGCTTTTTCTTATTTTACCCTTACAgtaatgattttaaaaaattagTAACCTAACTTGCTCACCAGTCTTTGAACAATTAATGCTTTTTCTTTttggtttaatttttttttgttgaccATAAATGTTGAGTCTGTCTGTAAGATTGTTACTCAAAATGCATCTAAACCATTTCTCTAATATCCTCAAATGTCTGCCACTGCACTTCTAATGACCGTCCTTTAATCTAACTTACCAATTCATTTTAGCCAGCTTTGTTTTTATGCTTTACTTTTTTTTGGAATTGGACCCATTCTTCTCTCCTTTCAAATTGAATACAAAGTTCAACCCTTGTTGCTACTACCTGGAGCAGTTTTGCTGAGGTCATACCATAATGCTGTCTGTTACACAGTACCATACCTAGTATAGCATGCTCTCTGGCTGGTTCCAGATTGTTTTTCTTAGAACACTACAAACTAAATTTGCAAAAGGTTTAAAGCTCAGGAACTGCACTAGCAAAAGTCACATTAACTGCTGACTCAAGAGGGTTGTTTTTACTTTAATTACTAAAGTGTGATGGATTGGCTTCTGAATAAGCAGTGTTCTAGCCACAGCACTAACTTTATTCTTGTTCTACAGCTGTTTGAAACTGCAAACAAGTACCACTTCCTCCACAGCCTGGCACTCCTGGGAGTTCCCCTCTGCAGGAAACCTCTGCTGGTATgacactttgtttttgttttttctttccttctagtTTTATTCCCCTATCACTGGCTCTACCAGTGTTCCTTGTACCTGAATTGTGTAGCTAAGTCACCTACAATATCTGCACAACCTAATGAACTACCTCTCCCATTAGTATTCAAACTTTCCATTGTTTGAGTGGGATGCATTTGTACTTATTTGCCCTCCCTGGATAGCTGGCTTGCATTGGCATTCATCTGTAGTGATTGTCCCTTTTATACACATCCCTTATAGCAATCTGTGCATTAGTCAGTCTGGCTTGTTCTCACTCTGGCCTCTTTCTCATCAAGAGTTAGATGACAAGGTGATTACCAGAGTTTAAACTTGGCATCTGAATACCTTCAGAGTTCATATGGCTTAACCCAACTCTAGATGTGTGTAGCTGACACTCTAGATGTTTGCCCATCCAAGATGCAACAGACTGCTTGATAGGCATCAGTCGCAAGCattcttcctttcttttccccccccccccccttgctcAGTCACAGCAGGATCCATCTGCACAGATGTTGCAGAAACTCCCCTTTAAGTATATTTTTtgtaccttccaaacctacaaatGTTAGCATTTGGAAGGATGATAATGGGAACAGTACTGGagatcccctccaagctactcaccatctgGACTTGGAAATGATttgttgttccttcagtgtcactggatcaaaatcctggaacttcctccatAATGGCACTGTGGGTATTGCTACACCAGTGACTGCAGTAGTTCAGAAGGTAGCTTCTCACCTAGAGTCTGAGGCctattagagatgggcaataaatgtccaTTGTATCTAAATCCCATTGGCAGATTTTAACACTGATTTGTATTTCTTTCTATTTGAAGAAAACCTTAGTTACTGAGCCTACATGGGTGGTGTTTCATTCTGCTGACTGAATATTGTTGGATTGTAGGCTGGCTCATTGCTGACCTCTGGCATGGTGATGTTCTGTGGTGCCTTCTACTATCAAGCAGTGACTGGAGACCCGGTGTTCACCAAAGCTGCACCTTTTGGAGGAACCATTCTGATAGTGGGCTGGGCAGCCATGGCACTCTGAGACTGGCAGGAAGCCTGGCAAGGAAGCACACTGAGCAGTCCAGGTAGAATTTGACACATGGCTCTAGAGTGCATATTGGAGTGGGCCCTTTTAAATTCAGTAGTATTTGGAAACCCTCCATATAAGGCACCTGTGAGCAACCTCTACTCATAACACTGGTCTGAAGCCAGTGTTCCAACCTGCTAGGACCATTTGATCACTTGCTGTGCTAAATTGTTCTTGCCTCCAGTTCAGCTTGTGCCCATTCCATCTTGTCTGAAGTCTGTGTGCTCATTAACTTGGCCATGCAGCAGAATCTTAACCATAATGCAACTAGATTAAGTATTCCTGAAAGGACAGATGTTCTCCAATTTGTCCTGATGAAAATCAGaaaagaatgccaaatttcaaaggaTCACTAATTCCTTTTCTAGGGAGAAGCAGGGGGCTGATTGTTTGCAATGTGGCATTCTTGAGATGGTCCTGATTAGTACAAGACAAATTCCATTAGCAACATGTCTCCTTTTAGTAAACTGTTCGGTACCAACAAATTACTAATTTATTCAGGCAGAGATAGTGACCTAACAGGTTCAGCTGTTCCTGTTGGGCCATGTTTTTCATGTGGCTGTAGCAGGAGTGCTTGTCTGAAGTCAGCATCTTCCTTCATAGTTACTGTTTTTGAGGTTGGGATCTGACTTTTCTAAACCACAACCCCTCCTGGTGCCAGTGAGTTGGGCATCACAATGGCACTGTTCTGCATTGGGCTGAATCATTGAAGGCACTGGTACATGTATcctcctcttctggaatatttatCATATTCAGTTGCTGGTGGGAATAGTAGTAACATCTAATGATGGGGCAGAGATTGTGACCTGTTGCTACTGATTGAGACCCTGTCTATGGGCCCATTTTAGACTTGATACCCTTTTTGAGTGGGGGGAAATATTACTAGACCCCCTGCTACCTTGATTTGACCCTCCAATTCAGAATCAACTTTGCTTGTACTGATCTGTCTGAGAAGACATTTTAGCAGGTGCAGTCTGAATTTATAGAATTTATATAATTGTGACATTATGAAAATGTAATGCAGTGCTAAGTTTAGTGATATACATGAATTTGCTGACTTTTAATTGAAACAGACTTTTGTATAAAAGTTGTAAAATAAACTTATTGCTTTGTATTTGTCATTTCTTTTTTTGAAACAAGATAAAATCTTAATTTCAAAATGAGGGCTGTCTTGGAGTAGAGAGTAAATATAAGGGTCCAGTTTTTGGAGATGTCTCCACTAAAGTGGAAACAGGAACCAAGAGTATTTAAGGCAGAGCTGGATTCTGGAAGTTGAAGAATGTTGGGGGATGGGTAGAATATAAAGCagcctcaaggggctgaatggtctgcacTTTAACACATCTTCTTAAAATTCCTAGTACAGTAATGTTGAGCCCTGCCCTGTCaaatgctgtctttcagatgaaacACTAAATTAACACTACCTCTTTACCTAGATGTACAAAGTTTTCAACTCTTGGAAAAAGGTTGGGGGCTAGGTGGATATGGGAGTTCTGTCTGGATCGCTTTTCTTTCCCCACATCACAAGATAGATTCCAAAAATaaacattgctggaaaaacctGGAAGGACTGGCAGAGaaagcagttaacatttcaggttcagtgacccacTCCACTActcaacactgccccccccccccccccctccccccacagcaCCTTCCCTGACCCACTCAGGTAAAGCAGCACTTTCACCTTACTTTAGcctactgtattcactgttcacaatAGGGTATCCTCTTTGGGGGAAACAAAGCATAAactgaccactttgcagaacaccttaGGATCATTTTTGTAGACAGATCAAGAGCTTCCAGCTGTCTACCACTTCAACATACCCGTGTTCCCTGGTCAACATCCatttcaggcttgctgcagtgctccagcaaaccTTAGCGCAAGCTGAAGGGCAGTCCCTCATCTTCTCCTTGAACTCTACAGCTCTGAATTAAAGAGTTCATCAATTGAGGGCTTGAGCATCTCGTTCCTACATCCTTACTCCCAAACCCCACATACCAGACCTTATGTGGGCTGCAACTACACACAATCCATTGTAGACcaacaggagactggaagaatgcagcatcaggaggtgaagtccACATTTCAGCTGTAATCCTTCAGTTCACAATTAATTGCCAGTTACTAATGGTGCCCATTAGGAGCTCCTGTTtttcccaggctgacctttaactactttctgatttttgttttggaTCACCatcattcatttttttttctacACCACTACCCACCATCTCTTCACTACCATCCCTTCTGAAGGGCCACTGAACCCTACTTTCTTTCCATGGGTGCTACCGGATCTGCGGGTTTTTTCCCAGCAATTTTAAGATTGTTGTAAACTGTTCTCGATCCTTCTACCAGTGGGGACAGCTTGTCATTCTCCCCAGGGCCCTTGGGATTTTGAGCACTTCCATCAAATCTTTCTCTTAACCTTCTCCAATGAAGCTGACTCATCCTGGAAGCCATTTGTGGGGAAACTTCCTGCATCCTCTCCAGTCTGCACATTCTTCAAGCGTGCTCCCAGAGCTGGATGCAATAATCAGCTGTGGCCAAACTAATCTTATACAAGTCTAATGTAACCTCTGTGCCCTGATTAATGTGGGCTAGGGTACTGTATGCTTTGGTTAACTGCTCTCAACCTTCAATAATtctctcacttgtctacctccatTTTGATGGAGAGTCACCAGACTTGGAACATTGCTTCCTCTTTCTCCCTacagattttttttgttatttggAGTAGATGcccttttaagtttttttttaaacaaaaaaatcatGGATTTCACTGCAGTTTCCACAATAGCCTGCATTTATATAGTCCCTTTAACAATAATATAGCCCAAGGTGCATTGAGAGAGCCTCCTAAAGCAACATTTTGACCCTGATCTGCTGAAGGAGATATTCATCCCTGACCAAATTTTCAGGCAGTGTTAAGCTTATAGAAGTTTCTTAAAAGAGCAAGTGTTCAGGAGGGAAATTCCTTACCTTAAGGCTCCGGTATTGCTGCTAGTCTgaggtgggtactgcagttgctggagattagagtccagagtagcggtgatggaaaagcacagcaggtcaggtaacatccgaggagcagggaaaaaaaaaaatcgatgtttcgggcaaaagcccttcattaggaatgatggAGCACTGCTGCTAGTGGTGAGGCTTCCTATCTGAGGACCCTCTGCCCAGCATTGATGGTTTGAGAGTCTGGCGTTAGATCAATGGAGAGGTTGGAGGGTTGTGGGACTGCAGGAGATGAAGGGGGAGGGTTCACAGGAGTGGGAAGGGTTCAAATGCAAGATTGACAGTTTTAATATCTTTGTCAGACTGGGAGCCAATGTCGGCTGAAAAGTCACACGTGATGGTGAGCAGGACATCGTCTAAGTGAAGATGCAGGCTAGCAAAGCTTTGGAGGAGCCTGAGTTTGCAGGTTCCCTAAGACAGCCGGCAGGACTCCACTAGATTAGCCAAACTTTGGCAGTAAGGCCGAGATAAGGGTTTCAGCAAAAAGTCTAGGTGACCATCTGGAGGTGAAAATAAAAGGAGattgctttctcttcacaaatgctaccagacctttaagcagagttaatgttttgagtccagtaaaaCCCCTTCAGAATTGATTGGTAGATAGGAAAAATAGATATGGTAGATAATCAGAAAGACAAGGGTGTAGTGGTCATGTCACTGCACTAGTAATCTAGagcaaagtgaggactgtagatgctggagagttggtcaaaaggtgtggcactggaaaagtacagcaagtcaggcagcatccgaggagcaggagagtctatgtttcaggcataagtcctttatcaggaaagtggagggggaaggggactgTGAGATAAGTAGGATGGTGGGGCAGAGCTGGGCCGTAGAAGATAGGTGGGAAGGTgttaggtggatgcaggtgggagaAGTCATTGTGACAGGtcggtgagaaggaagatggacaggttgagggcggtgccaagttggagggttgaatctgggatgagtttgggggataggggagatttggaaactagtgaagttgatgcagtgtggttgaagggtcccaaggttgAAGATGATGTGTTCTTCCTCTGGTCaccgggtggcttggatttggcaggggaggaggcccaggatttgcatgtccttggaggagttgaagtggtcggccacagggtggtggggttgtttggtgtgtgtgtcccagagatgttccctgaaactcTCATGtattggcgtcctgtctccccttTACCTTAATAATATTTAATTATGTAAACC
The sequence above is a segment of the Chiloscyllium punctatum isolate Juve2018m chromosome 21, sChiPun1.3, whole genome shotgun sequence genome. Coding sequences within it:
- the tmem256 gene encoding transmembrane protein 256 is translated as MAGGVFTRVAGLSGALAVGLGAYGAHGFRRSDRDDYLKELFETANKYHFLHSLALLGVPLCRKPLLAGSLLTSGMVMFCGAFYYQAVTGDPVFTKAAPFGGTILIVGWAAMAL